The Phycisphaerae bacterium genome has a segment encoding these proteins:
- a CDS encoding D-alanine--D-alanine ligase — protein sequence MKIGLTYDLRDAYLAAGYSEEETAEFDRGETIDELQSALESLGHDVDRIGHVRELAARLVSGDRWELVFNIAEGLRGFGREAQIPGLLDAFEIPYTFSDPLTSSLTLHKGLTKRVLRDCGLPTAPFAEVSDEADVDHVDLPYPLFVKPIAEGTSKGIDGTSRVSNMDELRRVCRRIIRDLHQPALVESFLSGREFTVGVTGTGRQTRAVGTLEVELLAGAEDHACTYVNKERCEELCRYALAPRSIAEDAESIAIAAWRALGCRDGGRVDLRADAAGSLHLLEVNPLPGLHPTHSDLPMLCTAVGMPYHELIDRIVRSAMQRIPSDGRAVRAAAVAAPA from the coding sequence ATGAAAATCGGGCTTACCTACGATCTGCGTGACGCATACCTTGCCGCGGGCTACAGCGAGGAAGAAACGGCCGAGTTCGATCGCGGGGAAACGATCGACGAGTTGCAGTCCGCGCTGGAATCGCTCGGACATGACGTGGATCGCATCGGCCATGTTCGTGAATTGGCCGCGCGCCTCGTATCCGGCGATCGCTGGGAACTCGTGTTCAACATCGCCGAAGGGCTCCGTGGCTTCGGACGCGAGGCGCAGATTCCCGGGCTTCTGGATGCATTCGAGATTCCTTACACCTTTTCCGACCCGCTCACCTCATCTCTGACGCTGCACAAGGGCTTGACCAAGCGTGTCCTTCGGGATTGCGGATTGCCCACGGCTCCTTTTGCGGAGGTAAGTGACGAGGCGGATGTGGATCATGTCGACTTGCCGTATCCGCTTTTCGTCAAGCCCATCGCGGAAGGAACGTCCAAGGGAATCGACGGAACGTCGCGCGTCAGCAATATGGATGAGTTGCGCCGTGTTTGCCGGCGGATCATTCGCGACCTGCATCAGCCTGCGCTGGTAGAGAGCTTTCTCTCCGGGCGGGAATTCACCGTGGGCGTTACGGGAACGGGACGGCAGACTCGCGCGGTCGGCACGCTGGAGGTCGAGCTGCTTGCCGGTGCCGAGGACCACGCCTGCACCTATGTGAACAAGGAGCGCTGCGAAGAGCTTTGCCGGTACGCGCTGGCGCCGCGATCGATCGCAGAGGACGCTGAATCGATCGCCATTGCCGCTTGGAGGGCTTTGGGCTGCCGAGACGGCGGCCGGGTCGATCTGCGCGCCGATGCAGCGGGCTCGCTCCATCTGCTCGAGGTGAATCCACTGCCCGGGTTGCATCCCACGCATTCTGACCTGCCCATGCTTTGCACGGCAGTCGGAATGCCCTACCACGAGCTGATCGACAGAATCGTCCGTTCCGCCATGCAGCGCATTCCGAGCGACGGCCGCGCTGTTCGTGCTGCGGCGGTGGCGGCGCCGGCATGA